A genomic segment from Streptomyces antibioticus encodes:
- a CDS encoding glutamate ABC transporter substrate-binding protein: MRARRVRAGLKGWGGVGAMAAICALALAFVLLLPLTQSHGDGAADGLGGPGAAAGAQAADDTCEAPEKQTLSPSAADGPTIAAIKARQGEKRKLIVGVDQNSYRWGYRDPNNTRAELEGFDIDLARRIAQDILGDPDAVQFKAIPTNQRIPALQEGRVDMVVRTMTITCGRLSDVAFSAPYFTTGQQLLAPKSSPVEGYDDTLGGKKVCTAASSTANTQLTEDRDAGRIPKSVDLDTVVPNQLDCLVRLQLGEVDAVVTDGALAASQAAQDPTVELKGDPFTTEYYGVAMNKDADDLVRRVNRILVEYRANGWQASYDKWLSATLGSDAATSKPPTPAQYLRTS; the protein is encoded by the coding sequence ATGCGTGCGCGACGGGTGCGGGCCGGTCTGAAGGGCTGGGGCGGCGTCGGGGCGATGGCGGCGATCTGCGCCCTCGCGCTGGCCTTCGTCCTGCTGCTGCCGCTCACTCAGTCGCACGGGGACGGCGCGGCGGACGGCCTCGGCGGGCCGGGCGCCGCCGCGGGCGCGCAGGCGGCCGACGACACGTGCGAGGCCCCGGAGAAGCAGACCCTGTCCCCGTCCGCCGCGGACGGTCCGACGATCGCCGCGATCAAGGCCCGGCAGGGGGAGAAGCGCAAGCTGATCGTCGGCGTCGACCAGAACAGCTACCGCTGGGGCTACCGCGACCCCAACAACACCCGGGCGGAGCTGGAGGGTTTCGACATCGACCTGGCCCGCCGGATCGCCCAGGACATCCTCGGCGACCCCGACGCGGTCCAGTTCAAGGCCATCCCGACCAACCAGCGCATACCCGCCCTCCAGGAGGGCCGGGTCGACATGGTCGTCCGCACCATGACGATCACCTGCGGCCGCCTCTCCGACGTGGCGTTCTCCGCGCCCTACTTCACGACCGGACAGCAGCTCCTCGCCCCCAAGTCCTCGCCCGTAGAAGGCTACGACGACACGCTCGGCGGCAAGAAGGTGTGCACGGCCGCCAGTTCGACCGCCAACACCCAGCTCACCGAGGACCGCGACGCGGGCCGGATACCGAAGAGCGTCGACCTGGACACCGTCGTGCCCAATCAACTGGACTGCCTGGTGCGGCTCCAGCTCGGCGAGGTCGACGCGGTCGTCACCGACGGCGCGCTCGCGGCGAGCCAGGCCGCCCAGGACCCCACGGTGGAACTCAAGGGCGACCCGTTCACGACCGAGTACTACGGGGTGGCGATGAACAAGGACGCCGACGATCTGGTGCGCCGGGTCAACCGCATCCTGGTCGAGTACCGGGCGAACGGCTGGCAGGCGTCGTACGACAAGTGGCTGTCGGCCACACTGGGAAGCGACGCGGCGACCTCGAAACCGCCCACGCCCGCGCAGTATCTGCGCACGAGCTGA